A DNA window from Deltaproteobacteria bacterium PRO3 contains the following coding sequences:
- a CDS encoding zinc ABC transporter substrate-binding protein, which produces MKKLFYLLSLLLLPAWAQAKVNVVATLPVFGALATEIGGDRVAVQSLARGNQDPHFLDAKPSYVVALNKADLLIEGGLDLESGWLPAILIQSRNGKIQPNTDGNVNAAKGLRILEIPGAKFDRSMGDVHPLGNPHAWLDPRNAKLIAANIYQHLAKIDPEGQPYYEARLKDFLSRLDRKMAEWEPLLQKIRGKKAISYHKSFSYFADWTGLEIVANIEAKPGIPPSSKHIDDLLKIIPQQGVKAILAESFYPKKVPAYLSEKAGIPYLMLPSDTDEYGIVTYFELIDYLLREIAKALG; this is translated from the coding sequence GCTACTGCCCGCCTGGGCCCAGGCCAAGGTCAATGTCGTCGCAACGCTCCCGGTGTTCGGCGCGCTGGCGACCGAAATCGGAGGCGACCGGGTGGCGGTGCAGTCCCTCGCGCGCGGCAACCAGGATCCGCATTTCCTGGACGCCAAACCCTCCTACGTGGTCGCCTTGAACAAGGCCGACCTGCTCATCGAAGGAGGCCTCGACCTGGAATCCGGATGGCTGCCGGCCATCCTTATCCAGTCCCGCAACGGCAAGATCCAGCCGAATACCGACGGCAACGTCAATGCCGCCAAGGGGCTTCGGATCCTCGAGATCCCCGGGGCCAAGTTCGACCGCTCCATGGGCGACGTCCACCCGCTCGGCAATCCGCACGCCTGGTTGGATCCGCGCAACGCCAAGCTGATCGCGGCCAATATCTATCAGCACCTCGCCAAGATCGATCCGGAGGGGCAACCCTACTATGAAGCGCGCCTCAAGGACTTCCTGAGCCGGCTCGACCGGAAGATGGCGGAATGGGAACCCCTGCTGCAGAAGATCCGCGGCAAGAAGGCGATCAGCTACCACAAGAGCTTCAGCTACTTCGCGGATTGGACGGGCCTCGAGATCGTCGCGAATATCGAGGCCAAGCCCGGCATTCCGCCCAGCTCGAAGCACATCGACGACCTCCTCAAGATCATCCCGCAGCAGGGCGTAAAAGCGATCCTCGCGGAGAGCTTCTATCCGAAAAAGGTCCCCGCCTACCTGTCGGAGAAGGCCGGCATCCCCTACCTCATGCTGCCCTCGGACACCGACGAGTACGGCATCGTCACCTATTTCGAGTTGATCGATTACCTGCTTCGTGAAATAGCTAAGGCGCTAGGATGA
- a CDS encoding Gfo/Idh/MocA family oxidoreductase — MTGPAPLTLALVGMGSAGRSRERACAEVEGVELVARVSRRPGAGDRLLSEVLRDPTVQALAISTENTAHADLVEAGLNARKHVLCDYPLALSGARARGLFDLASKAGRVLHVEHIALLSEEHRQLKAEVARAGRLVKGEYLFQGGWNERLADTAYTGPYPFLAVSRLVQVADLFGPFAIESARAEAKPEGFSLHLHLRFPEGGILGFTEERLAGLPRRRSLVAECERGPVALKTGTMGGGLFAKDLAWFRDRVLAGKPCYYDEEVMLEILDRLTAL, encoded by the coding sequence ATGACGGGCCCGGCGCCGCTCACCCTCGCGCTGGTCGGCATGGGCTCGGCGGGCCGCTCGCGGGAGCGGGCCTGCGCCGAGGTCGAGGGCGTCGAGCTGGTCGCACGGGTCTCGCGGCGGCCGGGGGCCGGGGATCGGCTGCTTTCGGAGGTCCTGCGAGACCCCACCGTGCAGGCCTTGGCGATCTCCACCGAAAATACCGCCCACGCCGACCTGGTCGAAGCCGGACTCAATGCCAGAAAGCACGTCCTCTGCGACTACCCGCTCGCCCTGAGCGGGGCCCGGGCCCGCGGGCTTTTTGATTTGGCGAGCAAGGCCGGCCGGGTCCTGCACGTCGAGCACATCGCACTGCTCTCCGAGGAACATCGCCAGCTCAAGGCCGAGGTCGCGCGGGCGGGCCGACTGGTCAAGGGCGAGTATCTCTTTCAGGGTGGCTGGAACGAAAGGCTCGCCGATACCGCTTATACCGGCCCTTATCCCTTCTTGGCGGTCTCTCGCCTGGTGCAGGTCGCAGACCTCTTCGGTCCTTTCGCGATCGAGTCGGCGCGGGCCGAGGCGAAGCCGGAGGGCTTTTCGCTGCACCTTCACCTTCGATTTCCGGAGGGCGGGATCCTGGGTTTCACCGAAGAACGCCTCGCGGGGCTGCCGCGCCGACGCAGCTTGGTCGCGGAATGCGAGCGGGGCCCCGTCGCCTTGAAGACGGGGACGATGGGCGGCGGTCTCTTCGCGAAGGACCTGGCGTGGTTTCGCGACCGGGTCTTGGCCGGAAAGCCCTGCTATTACGACGAGGAGGTCATGTTGGAAATTTTGGATCGACTGACGGCCCTGTAG
- the queA gene encoding tRNA preQ1(34) S-adenosylmethionine ribosyltransferase-isomerase QueA, translating to MTENIRDYDYSFPEELVAQEPPAERGASRLMVLRRAAQGVEHARFAELPRYLRPGDLVVANDTSVLACRLFARKPTGGKVEVFLLRATAPLEWSVFLSPARGLAEGQRLPLFSRASEAGSGIAVQLVSLKEGEFRVRFDSEAEERFAFERLGEMPLPPYIARLAPRAADRERYQTVFARRAGAVAAPTAGLHFTEAMRERLREAGAEWATVTLHVGAGTFLPVKTENIAEHKMHAEHYEISEETLTALRRCRQRGGRVLAVGTTSLRALESWALTGRTAGETELFVRPGFEFRCVDLLLTNFHQPKSTLLMLVSALAGREFILRAYRDAIEREYRLFSYGDCMLILP from the coding sequence ATGACTGAAAACATTCGCGATTATGATTATTCTTTTCCTGAGGAGCTGGTGGCCCAGGAGCCGCCGGCCGAGCGCGGGGCCTCGCGCCTGATGGTGCTGCGGCGCGCCGCCCAGGGCGTGGAACATGCGCGCTTCGCGGAGCTCCCGCGCTACTTGCGGCCCGGCGACCTGGTCGTGGCCAACGACACCTCGGTCCTGGCCTGCCGGCTCTTCGCGCGTAAGCCGACGGGAGGGAAGGTCGAGGTCTTCCTGCTGCGCGCGACGGCGCCTTTGGAGTGGTCGGTCTTTCTCTCGCCGGCGCGCGGGCTGGCGGAGGGACAGCGCCTGCCGCTCTTCTCGCGGGCCTCCGAGGCGGGGTCGGGGATCGCGGTGCAGCTGGTTTCGCTTAAGGAAGGGGAGTTTCGCGTGCGCTTCGATTCTGAAGCGGAGGAGAGGTTCGCCTTCGAGCGCCTGGGCGAGATGCCGCTGCCGCCCTACATCGCTAGGTTGGCGCCGCGCGCCGCGGACCGCGAGCGCTACCAGACCGTCTTCGCCCGCCGGGCCGGCGCGGTCGCCGCGCCGACGGCGGGCCTGCATTTCACCGAGGCGATGCGGGAGCGGCTGCGGGAGGCGGGGGCGGAATGGGCGACGGTCACGCTGCACGTGGGCGCGGGGACCTTTCTGCCGGTGAAGACCGAGAACATCGCCGAGCACAAGATGCACGCGGAGCATTACGAGATTTCCGAAGAAACCCTCACGGCCCTGCGCCGCTGCCGGCAGCGCGGCGGGCGCGTCCTCGCGGTGGGGACGACCTCGTTGCGCGCGCTGGAGAGCTGGGCCCTGACGGGCCGGACCGCGGGGGAGACCGAGCTCTTCGTCCGGCCGGGCTTCGAGTTCCGCTGCGTGGATTTATTGCTGACCAATTTTCACCAGCCCAAGTCGACGCTGCTCATGCTGGTGAGCGCGCTGGCGGGGCGGGAGTTCATCCTCAGGGCCTACCGGGATGCGATCGAGCGGGAGTATCGCCTGTTCAGCTATGGGGACTGCATGCTGATTCTGCCGTAG
- a CDS encoding ABC transporter ATP-binding protein, giving the protein MTSPVLQLQGLVAGYPDRPLTSPLSLELPAGSRLGIIGGNGSGKTTLMRTLLGLLPPQRGGLKWSDGTSLGYVPQENQVDMLFPLSVFDLLKMGAFGRLPRLRRGTKALESELRAVLEELEILPLQDALLRDLSGGEKQRALIGRAWVGRPQALLLDEPFNSLDYRFKERLWKIFADWQRARPLTLVLIDHDLNRLINQVEYLIVLGPERALCGLATDILQPETLSQAYGAPLHVHRENDLLQVHFL; this is encoded by the coding sequence ATGACGAGTCCCGTCCTTCAACTTCAAGGCCTCGTGGCGGGCTATCCCGACCGCCCGCTGACCTCTCCGCTCAGCCTCGAGCTGCCGGCCGGGTCGCGCCTCGGAATCATCGGCGGGAACGGCAGCGGCAAGACCACCCTGATGCGCACCCTGCTGGGCCTTCTCCCGCCGCAGCGGGGCGGCCTGAAGTGGAGCGACGGCACCTCCCTCGGCTACGTTCCCCAAGAAAACCAAGTCGACATGCTCTTTCCGCTCAGCGTCTTCGACCTGCTTAAGATGGGCGCCTTCGGGCGCTTGCCGCGCCTCCGCCGCGGCACCAAGGCACTCGAGAGCGAGCTGCGCGCCGTCCTCGAAGAGCTCGAGATCCTGCCGCTGCAAGACGCCTTGCTGCGCGACCTCTCCGGCGGAGAGAAGCAGCGCGCCCTGATCGGCCGCGCCTGGGTCGGCCGCCCGCAGGCGCTGCTGCTGGACGAGCCCTTCAACTCCCTCGACTACCGCTTCAAGGAGCGGCTTTGGAAGATCTTCGCGGATTGGCAGCGGGCGCGGCCCCTGACCTTGGTCCTGATCGACCACGATCTCAACCGATTGATCAATCAGGTCGAATACCTCATCGTCTTGGGACCCGAACGCGCCCTCTGCGGGCTCGCGACAGACATCTTGCAACCCGAAACCCTCAGCCAGGCCTATGGAGCCCCCCTGCATGTCCACCGGGAAAACGATCTACTTCAGGTTCATTTTTTATAG
- a CDS encoding metal ABC transporter permease has translation MEPPCMSTGKTIYFRFIFYSLITAGLIFAGYRLRPEETLSFFAGWGLWREPLLAGLLCGLLASGLGVYILLNRIVFISLGIAQGASFGIFLSFFIAGALGISLHDSSVSLLTGLGVALLATLLFAWLRRARRIPDESLIGFLYVAASGLTILLADRVAEGHHGVDDLLFGNAVAVTAFDLKVIAGVTVLLFAAHFFFRREFLYTSADPEFMRVKGVPAKLWTMLLYFTLTLGITFNLKTLGSLPVFALMVIPPLISLKGAHGMREAFAISILLGAVIPPLGYYFSFIYAFPTGASLIAVACLYTLFSFAEVRVGSRIAARGRA, from the coding sequence ATGGAGCCCCCCTGCATGTCCACCGGGAAAACGATCTACTTCAGGTTCATTTTTTATAGCCTGATCACGGCAGGCCTGATCTTCGCCGGCTACCGCCTGCGGCCGGAGGAGACGCTCTCCTTTTTCGCGGGCTGGGGACTGTGGCGCGAGCCCCTCCTGGCCGGCCTGCTCTGCGGCCTGCTCGCCTCGGGCCTGGGCGTCTACATCCTGCTCAACCGAATCGTCTTCATCAGCTTAGGGATAGCCCAGGGCGCCAGTTTCGGGATCTTCCTCTCCTTCTTCATCGCCGGCGCCCTCGGGATCTCGCTGCACGACTCGTCCGTCTCCCTTCTGACGGGCCTGGGCGTCGCTCTGCTCGCCACCCTGCTCTTCGCCTGGCTGCGCCGCGCGCGGCGCATCCCCGACGAGAGCCTGATCGGATTCCTCTACGTCGCCGCCTCGGGGCTCACGATTCTGCTGGCCGACCGAGTCGCGGAGGGGCACCACGGCGTCGACGACCTGCTCTTCGGCAACGCGGTCGCGGTCACCGCCTTCGACCTCAAGGTGATCGCCGGCGTCACCGTGCTGCTCTTCGCGGCCCACTTTTTCTTCCGCCGGGAATTCCTTTACACCAGCGCCGATCCCGAGTTCATGCGCGTCAAGGGCGTCCCCGCCAAGCTTTGGACGATGCTGCTCTACTTCACGCTGACCCTGGGCATCACCTTCAATCTCAAGACCCTCGGCAGTCTCCCGGTCTTCGCCTTGATGGTGATCCCGCCGCTGATCAGCCTGAAGGGCGCCCACGGGATGCGCGAGGCCTTCGCGATCTCGATCCTGCTGGGGGCGGTGATCCCGCCCCTGGGCTATTACTTTTCCTTCATCTACGCCTTTCCCACGGGGGCCAGCCTGATCGCCGTGGCCTGTCTCTACACCTTGTTCAGCTTCGCGGAGGTCCGGGTCGGCTCGCGGATCGCCGCCCGGGGACGCGCATGA